In Prochlorococcus marinus CUG1435, the genomic window AAAGAACTATCTTCTCTGCTGAAAAAAACTAGTAATAATTTAATTATTAGTTCACATTTATTTCCCTCGTCCGAAGATCTAGATGAATTAATGACAATCATAAACTTACCTTTACCCGATCAAAAAGATTTGAAAAATCTTATAGAAAATATTGCAATTAATACTAATTCAAATCTTGAAGAAAAAGACTTAAACGAACTTTCTATTGCTTCAAGTGGATTAACCGAAATAAAAGTAAAACAAGTAACTGCAAAGGCACTTGCTCAAAGAGGAAGAATAAGTAAAGAAGATATCAAAGACATTCTAGAAGAGAAAAAACAAGTCATCGCGAGAAGTGAGATCTTAGAATTTTTTGAGGCTAAATCCAGCCAAGATGATATTGGTGGTTTAAAGATCTTAAAAGTTTGGCTTAATCAAAGATATAGGGCCTTTTCCAAGGAAGCTAGAGACTATGGACTGCCAATCCCAAAGGGTGTATTACTTGTCGGAGCTCAAGGGACAGGGAAATCACTTACTGCAAAATCAATTTCTAATAGTTGGTCGATGCCACTTCTTAGGTTAGATGTAGGAAGACTATTTTCTAGCCTTGTTGGTTCAAGTGAGGCTAGAACAAGAGAAACGATATCGAGAGCTGAGGCCATGTCACCATGTATTCTTTGGATAGACGAAATTGATAAGGGCTTTGGAGGCGATGCTAGAAGTGATGGAGGAACAAGTCAAAGAGTTTTGGCGAGTTTGCTAACTTGGATGGCGGAAAAAGAATCAGCCGTATTTGTAGTTGCAACTGCTAATGCTATAGATAAACTTCCTGCTGAATTATTAAGAAAGGGTAGATTTGATGAGATATTTTTTCTTGATTTGCCAAGTTCAGAAGAAAGATTAAGCATCCTTGAGTTGCACTTAAAAAAAAGAAGACCTAATTATACTTTTCCTTTATCAACCATAGTTGATAGAACAGATGGATTCTCGGGGGCAGAACTTGAGCAAGCTGTTATAGAAGGGATGCACATTTCATTCTCCGAAGATAGAGAGCTTATGGAGAAAGATTTAATTAAGGCAGTTTCCGATTTAGTTCCCTTATCCAGAACAGCTAAAGAGCAAATTGATTTACTAAAAAAATGGTCATCTT contains:
- a CDS encoding AAA family ATPase produces the protein MSSWSKNLELLIKSRTSLIWIRTKEEERLEKLLYYSCERLNIKRYISWDCVSGIKGLINEENKFSNNPLGVLNWLKRQSSEVSTVLLVKDFHKFYDDPSINRTIKELSSLLKKTSNNLIISSHLFPSSEDLDELMTIINLPLPDQKDLKNLIENIAINTNSNLEEKDLNELSIASSGLTEIKVKQVTAKALAQRGRISKEDIKDILEEKKQVIARSEILEFFEAKSSQDDIGGLKILKVWLNQRYRAFSKEARDYGLPIPKGVLLVGAQGTGKSLTAKSISNSWSMPLLRLDVGRLFSSLVGSSEARTRETISRAEAMSPCILWIDEIDKGFGGDARSDGGTSQRVLASLLTWMAEKESAVFVVATANAIDKLPAELLRKGRFDEIFFLDLPSSEERLSILELHLKKRRPNYTFPLSTIVDRTDGFSGAELEQAVIEGMHISFSEDRELMEKDLIKAVSDLVPLSRTAKEQIDLLKKWSSSGRARSAS